A region from the Campylobacter magnus genome encodes:
- a CDS encoding histidinol-phosphatase, whose amino-acid sequence MLIDLHNHTPLCNHATGTPLALASRAYELGCKYYGFADHAFMPFEPEYRMSEAQIEFYEDLVKETAEHFRGKMEILLGYEVDFMGDEKYFSPRVMNSKCDFLIGSVHFLDFWGFDNPAFIGSYEGKDIDELYGQYFEAIARSARCGRFDILGHIDLIKVFNYRPKKEIKILAQPAIKAIKEAGVCVELNSAGWRKPCSELYPSDEILELLADFDAPITFSSDAHSVEQVGANMDKTIEKAREFGYSKACVFKKRSREFISF is encoded by the coding sequence ATGTTAATTGACCTTCACAATCATACCCCGCTTTGTAATCACGCCACAGGCACTCCACTAGCCCTTGCAAGCCGTGCTTATGAGCTAGGATGTAAATACTACGGCTTTGCAGATCACGCTTTTATGCCCTTTGAGCCAGAGTACCGCATGAGCGAGGCGCAGATTGAATTTTACGAGGATTTGGTGAAAGAGACAGCAGAGCATTTTAGGGGCAAAATGGAGATTTTGCTAGGTTACGAGGTTGATTTTATGGGTGATGAGAAGTATTTTAGCCCAAGGGTGATGAATAGCAAATGCGATTTTCTTATCGGCTCAGTTCATTTTCTAGACTTTTGGGGCTTTGATAATCCTGCTTTTATAGGAAGCTACGAGGGCAAGGATATTGATGAGCTCTACGGGCAGTATTTTGAAGCCATTGCAAGATCAGCAAGGTGTGGACGCTTTGATATTTTAGGTCATATTGATCTTATAAAGGTATTTAATTACCGCCCCAAAAAAGAGATAAAAATCCTAGCCCAGCCAGCTATAAAAGCTATAAAAGAAGCCGGAGTTTGCGTGGAGCTAAACTCGGCTGGCTGGCGCAAACCTTGCAGCGAGCTCTATCCAAGCGATGAGATTTTGGAGCTTTTGGCTGATTTTGATGCGCCTATTACCTTTTCAAGCGACGCTCACAGCGTAGAACAAGTTGGCGCAAATATGGATAAAACCATAGAAAAAGCTCGTGAGTTTGGGTACAGCAAGGCTTGTGTGTTTAAAAAGCGCAGTAGAGAATTTATATCTTTTTAA